Genomic DNA from Schistocerca gregaria isolate iqSchGreg1 chromosome 4, iqSchGreg1.2, whole genome shotgun sequence:
AATTTTGGTGATTAAAGTCTCTTTATCTCTTCATTATATTGTTAACACAACTAGTTTATGGTCAAAGTTCTTACAAGTGGTTTTACAGGTTCCATTCACTAATAAGAGGTAGTTACTTACatattaaagaaataaatattcaGATAAATCATTAGATTGCATTTCATTAGTTAAACAGTTTCcacagtatttaatttttttactcttTATATCATGAAGTGGAAAGTTAACTTTGATCTATAGAATACCAATGGaacattttcacacaaaaattgtGCATAAATAGTCCTTGAGATTTATAATCAAGGCGTCATGCTATACAAACGTATTCTGTTAATTAGCAGAGTTCAATTTCTATTTCTATGGGCGTATGCCGTGGCATTCCTGATTCACCCGTATCTCagataatactgctatttattcttTGGATAAAGTAGATGATAttgctcttttccttttttttagatgTGTCAGAATTTGATTTATCACATTCATGATTATTGAACTAAGCTGTTATACATCTGCTTAAACGATTTAATATGGAAGTCTGATTTTGTCATTCCCTCCAAAAACGCCACACTCCCGACCAGAGAACATCTAATTACTTATTTCAGCCGTGTCAATTGACTCTGATTCCGTTTTATACATCTATCCTAAAATGCCGTGGTCACAATGCCTATCCTTGTACATTAAAACAAGTGCATACCTACTGAATAACAGTAACTAGCTACCGAAACAGAATTTATAATAGCATAACGAAATATAACTAGAGTATCTCAGAGGTAAAACAGGACGTTATTCATTCCGTAACAGTAAGAGCACAGTTGTTCGCTTTTATTTTACCTTAGTTCAGTCATAGTTTGAGTGTATTCAGTGGTGCCTAACTGAGTAAATACCAAAGTGTTATTCCTAAGCCTGTGGTTTGTTTACACCTTTTAGCGACTTACATGTACGTGAGGAAAGTATTTCTTAAGGCGTCGGTGCGAATTAAGTTCTTTAATCTTTTCGGTTGTTGTATAGGCTAACAAGTAGCTGCCATCATGTACAATTAAACTGCCCCCACCCCATTCAGGTGGTCTTAGTATGAATTACATATACTATGTTATATATTGGGATTATGTTATTTTCAGTGTACAGACCTAGGGCAGAAGTACGGTAGCCCATCGGTTTTCCGTCAAGGAGTTTCTTAGTACAAGGTGAGCTGCATTCTGCGAATCGATATTACGCATCGGTAATGTTATTATTTGCGTCACGGGAATGATGTTTCTGTCTTGTGTCGTACCGCGACAACAAAACCTTGCGTGTAGTTGCGAAAATTACTCgctctgtaactactgtaattcttCTCAGTCTTATTATTTGTCGTAGATGTGAATATTAGAAACTGCCTGTATTTTAAAAGACTTCCGCCTAATAAAACGGAAGATAGAGTGAGCTCTCCTAGTTATGTGATTTTTATGACAGCTGGTTACTACAGTGCACCtaatcaacagaagtattttcactgggcagTTAACTATGACAAACACACAAGTCTCAAATACCTGAGCTGCGTGGATGTGTAATTTCAAAcccttttctttatgtttaattctTTGTTCTGTTACCTATCTGATAATCAAGGTGAGCTTGAACACTGTCTTGCCATTTAGACAAATCCTGAGCCAAAGCTTTTGTATGTAACCTATTTCAGTTGTAACAGCCTGAGCTGAAGAGCTCTTTTCGGAATACAATTCACTAATAGTTTTCTGCACAGTTTTCTTTAATTCTGTTTCCAATATTTCTGTAATTTGATCGTCCTTTTCGTTTAAAAATCCATGTAATTATCTTTCGTGATCAGTGGAGAGATCTCCAGCTTAGGTTACCACCTGTAGCGGGATGAATTTCAAAGTTGCACAGTACTAAGATTTTCAGTTAATTTCTATGTAGGTTCAGGAATACCTCCAATGGTGTTTTTCAAGTCTGAAATCTCGTTGTTTTTGGTTTCTAGATCGGTTCGCAACACTTCAGCCACGTTACTAGCTACCTCGGGTTCTGTTTTCACCTTTGAAATCCTCTGTTTGATTCCTAACCTGGTCAGTTATTTCCGCAACCTGATTAGATAAGCTATCTTGTTGTTTCTTCATAGAAGCGAAGTCATTAGCCTTGGTTTCCTCCCTTTGATTCACAGTgtcaatatttttgtaaaagtaatGTAATAGGATCTGGTTCCGCTCTAACAGGTCCAGCTACTAGTCTCGCCTGTAGCCTGCGACGTAATTTCACTCGTTGTAGCTACCATGTTATTAAAATTCGCGATGGCAAATTCACCCTCTAATACCTGATCCGACTCAGTTTCTGGATTTGAAAAAACCTTCCTCATTGAATTTTCTCCTCGTTAATACCAAATTAACGTGCAATACAGTTAGTCGAAACTATAGCTGATCTTAACGCAGGGAATATgtaaacagcttgaagatggtattTGCGTACAGCGCATCATCacaggtaaaataaaatattttctttaaaacaaCTGCAGATCATTACTTCAAGCTGTACGCACTTAACTACGTATATCTGCCATCTTGAGGGCCTTTTTACGAACtctgtgccggctgctgtggccgagcggttctaggcctttcagtccggaaccgcgctgctgctacggccgcaggttcgaatcctgcctcgggcatggatgtgtgtgatgtcctaagattagttaggtgtaagtagttctaagtctaggggactgatgacctcagatgttatgtccaatagtgcttagagccatttcttctAAGCAATTATTACAGTTCGTAGATATTTCTGCGAGACGGCTGCAGTGGCGGCTAAACAGATTTCGCCCAAACTGGTTATTTTCGTTCACACAATAAGACCCACTACATTTCCACTTGGTAATCTGTCAATACTATATTAACGAGACTAGTGatgtcaaataaaagaaaattagacGATGCTTGAACGAAAATGAGTAACTATTTTCACTTAATAGGAACTTCCACTGAAAATTGTTCTTAACTGATCATGGCTAGGTGGAGGAAATATAACAAAGGAAGTGACTAAAATAACATGTCAGACAAAAGATATTACGTTACAAAGATAACATAGATACGAAGAATATTCCTCCAAATGTCAATAATTATGGATTGAGGTTTTCATTATCACCAATGACACAGTTCGCAATTAGTCCATTATGCTTGCCAATAAAAAAACGCCATGttgctaaaacaaaaacaaaaaataagaaaagaaataaaaaagacaaGAGAAATACTATTATGTCGTTATCGACGCTACAAATGCTTCTGACAATGCTCACCGTATTCACGATCTCATTTTTTTCTGTCAAACAAGTAACAGTGAACAGACTTTCAGTCCTACTGGGAGTAGGAGAAACGAACGTGTGGAAAATATTGAGACAGCTGAAGTTGAAAAATGTTTGCTCCAGGTGGGTTCCGATAAATTTGATGGAAACCCACAAGCAATTACGGAAGACAGTGTGCAGCGAACTTTGACAACAGGACGAATAGTCTGGAGATGACTGCCATGCAAGatttatgacagaagaagaaacctgGTTGCCTTGTGAAAGCTGCTGAGGCTAAGGTCATACTTGCTGATCCTGACTTCACCTGAGAACATATACGGGCCTTGTAGTTCCACGGTGGCGTAACGCAGTTGAAAGTGGAATGTCATGCTTTTTCACTCATGAATGCATTATCACAATGTAAAAATATCAACGGCGTGGTAAATAAAGTGGACGTCTGAATAAAAGTCCCAGCGATGTATAAAGTGTGGGTGCATTCGTTTATTCATGTACGAAAGATAGACCCATTTACTTCTCATCAGTTCATAGTTTTAGAAACTAGAAGATTTGCACACTCATTCATCAACTTGTTCATCAATTCCTATCTGTGGACTGGAAGATGCTTCCTGAAGTCTGGATCTCATTCAGTCAACTGATCGCCAAGTACCTATTGTGATGTAGTGCGAATGGGTCACAATTTTATGGAAGAGCCATTTTCAGGAAACACTGAAAATATGTAATTCGCTTTCAGAAAACTTGCCCGTCACATAGACTAGAACTACACAATATTTGAATTGTTTTTAAACTTGATGTTTTTTTCTCTTTCACATGCGATATCTTTTGACAATCAATGTACCACGACATTCCTGATACAATCCATGGGCCTGCAATGATGTGTACCAGTACTCGTGCTGGATTGAAGTGATCCTCTCCATGCACTTCCACATTACCTGGAAGAATCCAGTGAAACCTTGTACCAGCTGTAGTATAATTACAAGGGACATGTAGCtagagtttctgcttctaattcaaAGTCATTGACTCTTTATGGCTTCCATTCCTTTCAAGTATATGCTGGGCATGTCATGACCCTTCTTGCAATGCAAATGCAAGGGTTGTGCACACATTAGTACATTACAAACAATCGCTTGTATGATTTTATGTACCGTTGTGAGACTAATGAGTACGGTACTGTACATTCTTTGCGAAATATGTCCACCTGCGCTTCCTCAAAACAATGGATCCATACAGCAGCACCAAGTTCAATAACGCACATCATCGATGCCGCACAGTACATGTGTAACTTCGTTAGAGGTTACTTGTAAATGACTGCGGGTGGGCTACCTGCTGCCTATTTGTGGTTTTTAACAGTTTCTCTGAACTGTGGTTTAGGCCCAATACAGAACTGGCAAGTGTCTTCCATATTCATTTACTTAGCTGTTATTACTGGGTGAAGGTCACACACAGTCAACGGATTTAGGCCACTGCGGCCATTTTTAAGTGAAGGCCACGTACAACtcagctgcaatttttttttctgagtTACCTGCATGTATTTATCCTTGGAAAATGGACAAAGAGGTCATAAAGTGATACATAAAGGCTTATATCTGGTCGTTATAATCAAATAAAAGTAGAGTGACATCACACCGTGTTGTTGGTTTGTTTAAAATGTATCACACGTCATCTGCGGCAACAGCAATATTTTTCTCATCTGCCGTATTCTTGCTCTTTATACATAATGAACAAGTTGCCTGTAAAGCCAAGTACATCAGTCATTTGTTAATACTGAAAAGAACCACTTTTGTGGTATCGCCAAGGCATCTGCACATTTTACCACTCGCTCTTTTCACTAGAGACAGTATGGAACTTTGCTATAACTCACTCTTAGGATCCTCCTAGACTCTAGGGTATTATTCTTCACAGTTGTTGACAATACAGAATGTTCAGTTAAATGGGTCATCTAGGGACCTGCATTTGCGTAACACATACAGGTGAGTTCGCAGACCAGTGTACCCTATGACCGACCAAAAAGAAGTCTCCCTCGGATTTTACTCAGAAACTTAATGCTGATGGTTAGACTACCAGCGTCTGATAACTTGTCTTCCCCATTCTCAGTGATGACCAGCATTTTTTCGTAGACATGGAACTCTGCCTAGTCGCAAAAGTGATTTGAggaacatggtcttgaaaggagtgACCTGTCGTCTTTTAAGACTTCGCTCATATTCCACTCTTTTCTCCGTATAGGGCACGGATGGAGCAGCAGATGAGCAGTGTTCTTTACAGAGGAACCATACAGGCTTTTCACATAGCCTATCGATGAAACCGCAGACGGGGACTGATTTACCATCCTCATGTATTCGAATCCTGTTTTGTGACGACTGCTCCACCGTGCTCCGTGGTAGGCAGTAACATACTGTCATTTCCTCCAGCTATTTATGCTGAACAGATAGATTGTTGAAACGTGAGGGCGTCGAACTGGAATACCAATTTACCCAATATATTTCTCTTTTACAGGCAATCAACATTCTCTTTTTGATTACACTTGTTAATATTTTAAAAGAGTTAGCCCTCAAGTTGGAAGAGCTGCTTTCTTAAAACTTCTATGACAGTTCCTGTCCATGACTACCTTTTTCCTTATGCATATTTAAATATTGAGCTCTATACAGCAGAGCCCCCGTTGTCAATCTCTCTCACGGACATATACAGAGGCTGGATAAAATATGGGAACACAAAAACATAACACACTACCGTGCCTAATACAGCTCATGAAAAACCGTTGGCATTGAAAACAGCTACCAGTTATCTCAGAATAGAAAAATGCATTTCCTgtttggttttcaagggaatcgtatACCATTCTGCTAGCAAAATAATGGGAAGTTCACATAACGATTATGGTGGATATCGATCATGCAACCTTCTgtacaaagtagaccacaaagaatcaaaatattgagatctggtgactgtggtggccatttGAGATACGACTGTTCATCCTCGTACTCATAAAACCGGTCCTGGACGATGCAGGCAGTCTGAACGAgggctctgtcgtcttggaacacagcatcaactcTAAGGAACAAGCATTCTActgtgggatggacctgatcagcccaaATGGTCACAAAAACTTGGATGTGCTGCAGCTTTGTAGACTACCCTTGGGGACGATGGAATACCTCGATTGGCTGACGAAATCATCATTGAACCCCCGCCATGATTCACGTTTGGGACACAAACTCTGACGAAAATGATTGCTTTCGATAGCTCCATAGCCCAAGTATAGCGGCTTCAATACCCAGTTTTCCAGTTACGGTCAATTGCATTACAGATGAAATGTTTCGGAATTCCAGATTgctctgcagttccctgcttatggatctCCCTTCGCGATGTTTTGTCGCTGGCAGGGTTCTCCAGCGCGACATTCTGTTATAGTGATGTTTGCAGTTGtggtcttcttatttttcgtcactgtCCTCTTCGCTGGTCGTTTGTCATGAtgactcagcacacactttcgATGATGTTTCTTTTTCCTGCTTCCTTGGATGTGTTAAAAACTTTCAGTAAGGTGCCTCTTGAAATGCCAAACACTTTGTCTCCCTTGTTTACAGAAGGCATCagccatacgaacaccaacaatttggtCACGTCCGAATTCACTTAGGTTCAACGTAGTGCACTTAAAACAACACAGAACAAtgttctgatcacgactgacacttgcagcgtATTGTGAACATTGCACAGGTACCATTCGTGGTCAAaggcaacagcgcaacctgcaggttcAACTTGCATCTGCATTTGTACCTAAGCATGCATTTTTCGtggtgtttttatatttttctccaacCCCTTCTAGGTCTATATGTATGAATTAGCTAAGCTTTAATCATATTTTATGTAAGGGGTTAAGTTTACTTCTCTATGTCATTGAAAAATTAGCGTGTGTTTGAGTAAATGTGAGCAACTTCAATGTCATGTGAAGAACATATTGTCAATCAAAACTAATCCTCAGGTTTCCTTTGTAAATATTCTACACACACGAATGTCCATACCGTCGGTTGTCAGGCACCTGGGAAACAGCAGAGACAGTGCTGTTTGCTTTCTCACAAATTTATTAGTATTTGATCAATGTTTAAAGTCCTTTCCTTCCAAACCACTATCGATCTCCAACAACCGTTTTCTGATTACGAAGGAGACGGTCCGTAACAGTCGATTTGACTGCGCTTTCTGTAATAACTAAGCAAACACGCAGCTCTAGTGGAGAACCTCTAAATGGAAAGGAGGAGCAGATTTCGTTTCGTTTATCTCTGAGATATCTCATGAGAAGTTCTAGAAGAACCAGTAAGTGACTTACGTTCTCTACGCCGAGTGGATACTACCGATACTATATCCTATTATTAAAAATGAAGGCTGAATGGAAAATATCTGGATCTCTGAAGAACTTCTTGTTACTCTGCAGAATAGCAGGTGTGATGCCAGTGTCATACAGCCTGTCTGATAAGAAATTTAAAGTTTCTCTCCCAGCGCGAATCTACAGCACTGCTTTGAGTTTGTTGTTCCTCGTCATGTCTATTAACTCTGTGTTTGTGGTTATGCCTTCGTCATACAAGGATGTATTTGATATGGCTAAGTATGCCGATGCTGTCAACTTAGCTCTGGGCACAGTAGCAGCCGTAGTTTCTATCGCTCGCAGTGCTGCTTTGAAACAAGGAAGTGTGGATTCCTTCAGCGAGAAAATCACTGCAGTGGATTCTATTCTATTCGCAAGGTACAACAAGGAATGGGACTTCGCTACCTTGCTTTTGTCCTTTCAATTAATTATTATAGCAGTGTGCTGGCCGGTGTTTTATGGCTTTATACTGTACTTCCTTGTGAATCAGACGGGTCTCGAGTTCTTGCTTCCGGGCTTCTATATGCATATCATAAGAACACTTACCGTCTTACAGTTCACCAACATCAATATCCTTTTAGCAAGAAGATTTAGAGCCATTAACAACTGGCTTATCTATTCATTCAAGATCGATGATGAGAAAAAACTAGATTCCGGCATACTGGGAGCACTTGAAGATTTGTATCGTCACAATGGTAATGGACTTCCCTGGACTGACTCATTAGCGATCTTTGCTGAATATCACTTTCTGCCAGAGAGTGCGCACAGACTGGTAATACAGGACGGACTTAAAAGAAATGCGGCTCTTGGAGATACTAGACGCCTGACGAGTGTCAGAGTGATGCATTTTATCCTATGTGACGTCAGTAAGAGCGTCAGCAGTGCGTATGGCGTCCAGAACCTTCTGGAAGTGGTGAGCTGTTTTGTGagcacagtcatatatatataCATGACACTGGTTACTTTGTTGGACATAAAGGATGTCTGGTTGGGACACTCCAAGTTTGCCGTGGTGATGATGTACTCTGTGTGGGGTCTCTACCAGCTGTTACGGGTCGCCCTTATATCCTGGTCTGCGAACGCTGTGGCGAAAGAGGCAGCTAGGACAGAACAGCTGGCACTGAAGCTGCAACTGCTGGCTCGCGACAGAGTGCGCGTGTTGCAGCTGCTGGCAACGCAGGCGGCTCGAGTCCGTCCCATCTACACTGCAGCTGGGTTCTTCACTCTGGATCTGCCACTGCTGTACACGTTCTCTGGCGGGGTCGCAGCTTACCTCGCCATCCTGGTGCAGTTCAGTTTGTCTGACGCCTACCAGCAGCGCAGTTTTGCTAACGTATCCACTGTTGCCAAAATTTAATATTGTAGTGTAGTGGTTATTTACTTATACATTCTGAATAGGTATTGGGTACTCAGCCAAGTGTTATCGTCTACAAGGAGCGATGTTGCTGCAAGACGACTTCTTCCCATTTTCAGGCGTTCCTGACGACTGGGTGATATCTGCTGGGAACCGCCTTTCTGGCCACATGGAGGACGTCATCTACAAGACTTTCTGCCACGAGTGAATTCTCCGCACTAGAACGTCAAATTCACAACAGAGGTAGACGAAAACCATCAACCTCTATTTCTGGATGCGCTCCTCAAACAAAGACCAGATGGCGCACTAGGAAACAGCGTCAACTGTAAACCGACtcataaatatttgtatttatatgtttcCATGTTTCCGGCTGTCATGCCTCTTCACAACGAGAAGGTGCACAGAATACACGAAATCTCCGACTGTGACAGTCTAGCGAATGAATTCCAGCACTTACAGGAAGTGTTACACACGAATGATTACAACAGACGCCACATACAACGAGCCATAAAAGTGAGGAAGCTAAGATCATAGGCTGCTGAAGACGAAGTTAAAGATGTTGCAATGGCGTTTATTCAATACGCCAGGAACATATCTGCAAAAATCGGAAGAATGCTCCAGTGAAACCACGTCAAGTATGTGTTCCTCCCATCATTCAAGATGAAAACCTCATCAGGATCAGTCAAGTAAGACCTAGGACTCCGGAAACCGGGAGTTTACCTTATCTCTTACCCGTGTGAGAAAATGTATATTGGTCAGACTGTCCAGGCAGTACAGGAGAAATGTCCTGAGCATAAACACGGACAACATCCAGCCAACAAAATCCACTGTGGCAAGCACTGCATCTCCCATGGACAAACCATGAACTGCAACGAGAGCAACTTGTAGCAGCGGTCCAACAACCTCTGCGACTGTGTTCTCAAAGAAGCAGTAGAGATCCGACAACATGACATACTAGTAAATAAGGGCAGTGATTTTCAATTAAACAAGTCCTGGGACCCAGCCCTGAGTATGACCAGTGCACAGCAGAGGCCTACTTGGAGGTCCCTTCCTGTCACAACAGCTGAAGAGGACGAAGAAACATTCTTCCCATGCCAGCAGAGATTCGCGTCGGGCACCGACTTCGGGCCTACTGAAGGCCCTGGATCGACTCCGGACGCCGCACTTCTCCCACCATCTTGCCAGGTCCGCACTCAGATACTCCGGTTGGAGACtgcgagagagaggggagggagggagagagagagatagagagagagagagagagagagagagaaagaatgttgttgttgttgtggtcgtcagtccagagattggtttgatgcagctctccatgctactctatcctgtgcaaccttcttcatctaccagtacctactgcaaactacatccttctgaatctgcttagtgtattcatctcttggtctccctttacgatttttaccctccacgctgccctccaatactaaattggtgatcccgtgatgcctcagaatatgtcctaccaaccgatcgtttcttctagtcaagttgtgccacaaatttctcttctccccaattctgttcaatacctcctcattagttatgtaatctacccatctaatcttcagcattcttctgtagcaccacatttcgaaagcttctattctcttcttgtctaaactatttatcgcccacgtttcacttccatacatggctactttgagaaatgacttcctgacacttaaatctatactcgatgctaacaaatttttcttcttcagaaacgcttccttgccattgccagtctacatcttatatcctatctacttcgaccatcgtgagttactttgctcccaaaatagcaaaactcatttactacttcaagtgtctcgtttcctaatctaattcccgcaacatcacccgatttaattcgactacatttcattatccccgttttgcttttgttgaagttcatcttatatcgtcctttcaagacactgtccattccgttgcactgctcttccaagtcctttgctgtctctgacagaattacaaggtcatcggcgaacttcaatgtttttatttcttctccatggattttaattcctactccgaatttttcttttatttcctttaatgtttgctcaatatacagattgaataacattggggataggctacaaccctgtctcactcctttcccgaccactgcttccatttcatgcccctcgactcttataactgccatctggtttctgtacaaattgtaagtagcctttcactccctgt
This window encodes:
- the LOC126267649 gene encoding putative gustatory receptor 28a gives rise to the protein MKAEWKISGSLKNFLLLCRIAGVMPVSYSLSDKKFKVSLPARIYSTALSLLFLVMSINSVFVVMPSSYKDVFDMAKYADAVNLALGTVAAVVSIARSAALKQGSVDSFSEKITAVDSILFARYNKEWDFATLLLSFQLIIIAVCWPVFYGFILYFLVNQTGLEFLLPGFYMHIIRTLTVLQFTNINILLARRFRAINNWLIYSFKIDDEKKLDSGILGALEDLYRHNGNGLPWTDSLAIFAEYHFLPESAHRLVIQDGLKRNAALGDTRRLTSVRVMHFILCDVSKSVSSAYGVQNLLEVVSCFVSTVIYIYMTLVTLLDIKDVWLGHSKFAVVMMYSVWGLYQLLRVALISWSANAVAKEAARTEQLALKLQLLARDRVRVLQLLATQAARVRPIYTAAGFFTLDLPLLYTFSGGVAAYLAILVQFSLSDAYQQRSFANVSTVAKI